In Trifolium pratense cultivar HEN17-A07 linkage group LG7, ARS_RC_1.1, whole genome shotgun sequence, a genomic segment contains:
- the LOC123893625 gene encoding phosphoglycerate mutase-like protein 1 isoform X2, with protein MPLLLLLKNSSFILTTLISFHNLRHHRASQRSPRSTPTDMDTSSGQGIIYPLHRCKKLHLVRHAQGFHNVEGDKNPDSYVSYDLFDASLTPLGWKQVDNLREHVKASGLSKRVQLVVVSPLSRTMQTAVGVFGGDAHADGIDAPPLMNDNVGNSNRHAISSLNSPPFIAVELCREHLGVHPCDKRRSITEYQNMFPAIDFSLSMMRTFCGNLILERRMKKLLPGD; from the exons ATGcccctattattattattgaagaATTCCAGTTTTATCCTTACAACTCTCATTTCATTTCACAACCTTCGCCACCACCGCGCATCCCAACGTTCTCCTCGCTCAACCCCAACAG ATATGGACACTTCCTCAGGTCAAGGAATTATTTACCCGTTGCACCGTTGTAAAAAACTTCACCTG GTTAGACATGCCCAAGGGTTTCACAATGTTGAAGGAGACAAGAACCCTGACTCGTACGTATCTTACGATCTTTTTGATGCAAGTCTGACCCCTCTTGGCTGGAAGCAG GTTGATAATCTGAGAGAGCATGTTAAGGCAAGCGGTCTTTCCAAAAGAGTTCAACTAGTTGTTGTTTCCCCCTTGTCAAG GACCATGCAAACAGCTGTTGGAGTCTTTGGTGGTGATGCACACGCTGATGGAATTGATGCCCCTCCTCTGATGAATGACAATGTGGGGAATAGCAATCGTCATGCAATTTCAAGTCTGAATTCGCCACCATTTATAGCAGTAGAGCTTTGCCGAGAGCATTTG GGGGTGCATCCTTGTGATAAGAGAAGAAGCATCACTGAGTACCAAAATATGTTTCCAGCAATTGATTTTTCACTG AGCATGATGAGGACATTTTGTGGAAACCTGATATTAGAGAGGAGAATGAAGAAGTTGCTGCCAGGGGACTGA